In Cellvibrio polysaccharolyticus, a genomic segment contains:
- a CDS encoding carbohydrate ABC transporter permease translates to MISPRLRHSGALGRSDRLLGLALVTPAVILLVALVAWPLVRIFHDSLFALRLTDQAPGLFIGLENFLYALEDRDVRRAMWVTLGLTLITVPGALVLGLLLALAGNINFRWRWPIRLALLLPWVLPMSFTGMIFAWFFNSDYGVINDLLRRMGYQPVAFLLSPGWAFFSVVVAVTWKTSSFVALILLPGLQTIPQSLYEAANLEGASRWQRFCHVTLPLLIPAIVVALIFRTLSAVQTFDIPYAMTQGGPGQATQTLAMLVNTVSMEYLDIGYGSSLAVLLFLMSLIISLPYLVHLRRSV, encoded by the coding sequence ATGATTAGCCCACGTCTGCGCCACTCTGGCGCCCTTGGCCGCAGTGATCGTCTGCTCGGTTTGGCGCTGGTAACACCGGCGGTGATTTTACTGGTCGCGCTTGTTGCCTGGCCGTTGGTGCGAATTTTTCACGATAGCTTGTTTGCGCTGCGCCTGACCGACCAGGCACCCGGATTATTTATCGGCCTGGAAAATTTTCTCTACGCATTGGAAGACCGCGATGTGCGCCGTGCCATGTGGGTCACCCTCGGCCTCACCCTGATTACCGTTCCGGGTGCGCTGGTATTGGGTTTGTTGCTGGCGTTGGCAGGCAATATCAATTTTCGCTGGCGCTGGCCCATCCGCCTCGCGTTGCTGTTGCCCTGGGTTTTACCCATGAGCTTTACCGGCATGATATTCGCCTGGTTTTTTAACAGCGACTACGGCGTGATTAACGATCTGTTGCGGCGCATGGGATATCAGCCGGTTGCTTTTTTATTGTCACCGGGCTGGGCATTTTTCTCGGTAGTGGTTGCAGTCACCTGGAAGACCTCATCCTTTGTTGCCCTGATTTTATTACCCGGCTTGCAAACCATTCCGCAAAGTTTGTATGAAGCGGCAAATCTCGAAGGAGCCAGCCGCTGGCAGCGTTTTTGCCACGTTACTTTGCCGCTGCTGATACCGGCCATTGTGGTTGCACTTATTTTTCGCACGCTCAGCGCGGTACAAACTTTTGATATTCCCTACGCCATGACCCAGGGCGGCCCCGGTCAGGCAACACAAACCCTGGCAATGCTGGTGAATACCGTGAGTATGGAATATCTGGATATCGGTTACGGCTCGTCGTTAGCGGTGCTGCTGTTTTTAATGTCGCTGATTATCAGCCTGCCCTATCTCGTGCATTTGCGCCGGAGTGTGTAA
- a CDS encoding carbohydrate ABC transporter permease, producing MSNTQKTRQFFSNVFASKALLWLIVALVLINGLFPVMWIFLTSLKTEIELTATPITWLPQQASLVNYQQAFSEQPLLLFLGNSLAIAFLSALLALVISIGAAYAFARLALPKAGLLLVGLIALAMCPPATLQVPLFEMMRSLGLLNTWLALILPNAVLSLPVCILVLVAFFKSLPESLEHAAMLDGCSRLSALWRIVLPLSLPGVITAGTLAFVNAWDEFLLALVLNAAPENRTLPVGILFYQGEFTFPWPLISAALIVGIVPLVVLIAFSQQRLVGNLTAGGMKG from the coding sequence ATGAGCAACACCCAAAAAACTCGTCAGTTTTTTTCCAATGTGTTCGCGTCAAAAGCACTCTTGTGGTTGATAGTGGCGCTGGTGCTGATCAACGGATTATTCCCGGTGATGTGGATTTTTCTCACCTCGTTGAAAACCGAAATAGAGCTGACTGCCACGCCCATTACCTGGCTACCGCAGCAAGCCTCGCTGGTTAATTATCAGCAAGCTTTTAGCGAACAGCCGCTGTTGTTATTTCTTGGCAACAGCCTGGCGATTGCCTTCCTGTCGGCCTTGCTCGCGCTGGTAATTTCTATTGGCGCTGCCTACGCCTTTGCGCGGCTGGCATTGCCCAAAGCAGGCTTGTTGCTGGTGGGGTTGATTGCTCTTGCCATGTGCCCGCCCGCCACCTTGCAAGTTCCGTTATTTGAAATGATGCGCAGCCTGGGTTTGCTCAACACCTGGCTGGCATTGATTCTGCCGAATGCGGTACTCAGTTTGCCAGTGTGCATTCTGGTGCTGGTGGCTTTTTTTAAAAGCCTGCCGGAAAGCCTTGAACACGCGGCGATGCTCGACGGTTGCAGCCGCCTCAGCGCGCTCTGGCGCATTGTGCTGCCGCTTTCCTTACCCGGTGTGATTACCGCCGGCACCCTGGCGTTTGTAAATGCCTGGGACGAATTTTTATTGGCGCTGGTGCTTAACGCCGCGCCTGAAAACCGAACCCTACCCGTGGGAATTTTGTTTTACCAGGGCGAATTTACCTTTCCCTGGCCGCTTATTTCAGCAGCACTGATCGTAGGTATTGTGCCGCTGGTGGTGTTGATTGCTTTTTCCCAGCAACGGCTGGTCGGCAATCTCACCGCTGGCGGCATGAAAGGCTAA
- a CDS encoding TonB-dependent receptor: MSYRNATQHTIPYFRLRPLALATALVATLPGIALAQSTGNNSSRNITDASQLETITVTATRRAESLQNVPIAVSVLKGDELAKTNRNSVATIAAVVPTLNFRTNASNKDASLFVRGVGTISTSPGVEPTVSTVIDGVVYARAGQATLDLFNIERVEVLRGPQGTLFGKNASAGVLNIVTKEPTTDTSGFIDTSYFGGGDEKRISAGISGSLSDNARASLAVLWGDYDGNVTNLFNGDNVNGYSKEGIRGKLVLTPSDDLKVTLSADYLKSDDTIPVGVLYRNSTAAYPTGVITPTNPALVAGGAPVVASEDNRIINQNLKTRVDDVNQGFSAQLDWSLGEHTLTSITAYRTWENTQIQDGDRLPAILPGVQAQSHDRGDVDFNQFSQELRLASPKDNFIEYVAGLYFLTTEDEQRYQRDIITATGVPHTGVADYNVDTTSYSVFGETTFNITDRFRTLAGLRWTNDDIEFDHVRVSTSDVSQPGIRPGESGSGSTREDEVSGRVGVEFDLNDEIVTYLTYSQGYKGPAYNVFFNAATVNGDYLPLAPETSESVELGLKSTLFDNRLRFNAAIFDTQYDNYQANFRDVVGGTVVTRLINAGEVSSKGVEVDFEAKITSQFTLSGAIAKIDARIDDFKIPVGLTPAQIAAASVNGKPLPFSPDVKGSLQATYLIELNNGLQVELGTDYNWQSKVQYDLSQTPDTIQGSYGIWNASVALSDPAQGWRVALLGKNLADESYASFLQQANGALYRAVPRDDERYFGVNARWDF; this comes from the coding sequence ATGAGTTACCGCAACGCCACACAACACACTATCCCTTATTTCCGTCTTCGCCCGTTGGCACTGGCTACCGCGCTGGTTGCCACACTTCCAGGCATTGCTCTGGCACAAAGCACTGGCAATAACTCTTCCAGAAATATTACCGACGCCAGCCAGCTGGAAACCATTACCGTTACCGCTACCCGCCGTGCAGAGTCGCTACAAAATGTTCCCATTGCGGTTTCAGTGCTCAAAGGCGACGAGCTTGCGAAAACCAACCGCAACAGTGTTGCCACCATCGCTGCTGTGGTGCCCACCCTGAACTTTCGCACCAACGCTTCGAATAAAGATGCCTCTTTATTTGTGCGCGGTGTAGGTACCATTTCTACGTCACCGGGTGTTGAGCCAACTGTGTCTACGGTTATTGACGGTGTGGTTTATGCCCGTGCGGGTCAGGCGACCCTGGATTTATTTAATATCGAACGTGTTGAAGTGTTGCGCGGCCCGCAAGGCACGCTCTTTGGTAAAAATGCCTCTGCCGGTGTGCTCAATATTGTCACCAAAGAGCCCACCACAGACACCAGCGGTTTTATCGACACATCCTATTTTGGTGGCGGTGATGAAAAGCGGATCAGCGCCGGCATTTCCGGTTCCTTAAGTGATAACGCCCGCGCTTCGCTGGCCGTGCTGTGGGGTGATTACGATGGCAACGTCACCAACCTTTTTAATGGCGATAACGTGAATGGCTACAGCAAGGAAGGCATCCGCGGCAAACTGGTATTAACACCGTCCGACGATTTAAAAGTCACCCTCTCTGCTGACTACCTGAAGTCGGACGATACCATCCCGGTAGGTGTGCTCTACCGCAATAGCACCGCGGCCTACCCCACGGGCGTTATTACACCGACCAACCCCGCACTGGTGGCAGGAGGCGCACCAGTGGTTGCCAGCGAAGACAATCGCATCATCAACCAAAACCTTAAAACCCGTGTTGACGATGTAAACCAGGGTTTCTCTGCTCAATTGGATTGGTCACTGGGCGAGCATACCTTAACGTCCATCACCGCTTACCGCACTTGGGAAAATACCCAGATTCAGGACGGCGACCGCCTGCCAGCGATTCTTCCTGGCGTACAGGCACAATCGCATGACCGGGGAGATGTAGACTTCAATCAATTCTCCCAGGAATTGCGACTGGCCTCGCCGAAAGATAATTTTATTGAATACGTCGCCGGTTTATATTTCCTCACAACCGAAGATGAACAACGCTATCAGCGTGACATTATTACCGCCACGGGCGTACCGCACACCGGCGTGGCAGATTACAACGTCGATACCACCAGCTACTCGGTATTTGGTGAAACCACTTTCAACATCACTGACCGCTTCCGCACTCTGGCCGGCTTGCGCTGGACTAATGACGACATTGAATTTGATCATGTACGCGTTTCTACCTCTGACGTATCACAACCGGGTATTCGCCCGGGCGAGTCAGGTTCTGGCAGCACCCGCGAAGACGAAGTGTCTGGCCGTGTGGGTGTCGAGTTTGACCTGAATGATGAAATAGTTACTTACCTCACCTATTCACAAGGCTATAAAGGCCCGGCATACAACGTATTTTTTAACGCAGCTACCGTGAATGGTGATTACCTTCCGCTCGCACCGGAAACGTCTGAATCCGTAGAGCTGGGTTTAAAATCCACGCTGTTTGATAATCGCTTGCGCTTTAATGCCGCCATTTTTGACACGCAATATGACAACTACCAGGCCAACTTCCGCGATGTGGTGGGCGGTACGGTGGTCACCCGATTGATCAATGCCGGCGAAGTTTCTTCAAAAGGTGTGGAAGTGGATTTTGAAGCAAAAATCACGTCGCAATTTACCTTGTCAGGCGCCATCGCAAAAATTGATGCCCGTATTGACGACTTCAAAATTCCGGTGGGTTTAACCCCGGCACAAATCGCAGCGGCCAGCGTCAATGGCAAACCCTTGCCCTTTTCACCGGATGTAAAAGGCAGCTTGCAAGCCACTTACCTGATTGAACTCAACAACGGCTTGCAGGTGGAATTGGGAACCGACTACAACTGGCAAAGCAAAGTGCAATACGACCTGAGCCAAACTCCGGATACCATTCAAGGTTCTTATGGCATCTGGAATGCCAGCGTTGCCTTGTCTGACCCGGCTCAAGGCTGGCGCGTTGCGTTGCTGGGCAAAAACCTCGCGGACGAGTCTTATGCCTCTTTCCTGCAACAAGCTAACGGCGCTCTTTATCGCGCGGTACCCCGCGATGATGAACGCTACTTTGGCGTGAATGCGCGCTGGGATTTTTAA
- a CDS encoding LLM class flavin-dependent oxidoreductase has protein sequence MTSSIDSPTEKTATRKIKLGAFLIPTGHHVGAWRHPDVPADSGLNFSHYKQLAQTAERALFDAVFVADNVAVTLGKGADKVARADYFEPLTLMAALSAVTEHIGLVCTQTTSFNEPYHIARKFASLDYLSGGRAGWNLVTSDAAAEATNFGRAEHFAHAERYERAEEFFEVVSGLWDSWDDDAFVRNKASGQYYDPQKLHVLNHTGKHFSVSGPLNVARPVQGRPVTVQAGSSEAGRALAARTADVVFTAHPALAPAQDFYRDIKNRAAQFGRDPDSVKIMPGIYVVVGKTAEDARQKFEQLQQLIEPEAGLALLGRMIGNFDLSGYPLDEPLPQLPLTETGQRSRQALLTSLAKDGNLTLRQLYTRIAGGRGHNVVIGTAETVADVMQEWFEQGAADGFNVLSPMLPSGLTDFADLVVPELQKRGLFRTEYEGSTLRDNLGLNRPESRYR, from the coding sequence ATGACATCGTCAATCGATTCGCCAACAGAAAAAACGGCAACCCGAAAAATTAAACTCGGGGCCTTTTTAATCCCCACCGGACATCACGTTGGCGCCTGGCGCCATCCTGATGTACCGGCAGACAGCGGGCTTAATTTTTCGCACTACAAACAGTTGGCGCAAACTGCCGAGCGCGCCTTATTCGATGCCGTATTTGTGGCCGATAACGTAGCGGTTACTCTGGGCAAAGGTGCCGACAAAGTCGCACGCGCCGATTACTTTGAACCACTGACATTGATGGCGGCACTGTCTGCGGTTACCGAGCATATCGGTCTGGTTTGCACACAAACCACCAGCTTTAACGAGCCGTACCACATTGCCCGAAAATTTGCCTCGCTGGATTATTTAAGCGGGGGCCGTGCGGGCTGGAATCTGGTTACGTCCGATGCCGCCGCTGAAGCCACCAACTTTGGCCGCGCCGAACATTTTGCCCACGCAGAACGTTACGAGCGCGCCGAAGAGTTTTTTGAAGTGGTCAGCGGTTTATGGGACAGCTGGGATGACGATGCCTTTGTTCGCAACAAAGCCAGCGGCCAATACTACGATCCGCAGAAATTGCATGTATTGAATCATACCGGCAAACATTTTTCGGTGAGCGGGCCGCTTAATGTGGCGCGCCCGGTACAAGGTCGTCCGGTTACTGTACAGGCAGGCTCCTCCGAGGCAGGCCGTGCATTGGCCGCTCGTACCGCTGATGTGGTATTTACGGCGCATCCGGCGCTGGCACCGGCACAGGATTTTTATCGCGATATCAAAAATCGCGCGGCGCAATTCGGTCGCGACCCCGACTCTGTAAAAATCATGCCGGGTATTTATGTGGTGGTAGGAAAAACTGCTGAGGACGCCCGGCAAAAATTTGAGCAGTTGCAACAACTCATCGAGCCGGAAGCCGGTTTGGCGTTGTTAGGGCGAATGATTGGCAACTTTGATCTGAGCGGTTATCCGCTGGACGAACCCTTGCCGCAACTTCCCCTTACCGAAACCGGGCAGCGCAGCCGCCAGGCATTGCTCACCAGTTTGGCAAAAGATGGCAACCTCACCCTTCGTCAGTTGTATACCCGCATTGCCGGTGGCCGCGGCCATAATGTGGTGATCGGCACCGCCGAAACGGTTGCCGATGTGATGCAGGAATGGTTTGAGCAAGGTGCGGCAGATGGATTTAATGTGCTGTCGCCCATGTTGCCGAGCGGCTTGACTGACTTTGCAGATCTGGTAGTTCCCGAGCTGCAAAAACGCGGATTATTCAGAACCGAATACGAAGGCAGCACCCTGCGCGATAACCTTGGCTTAAACCGTCCGGAAAGCCGTTACCGGTAG
- a CDS encoding glycoside hydrolase family 16 protein codes for MKSAFPLAAGVSLMLALTACGGSSNSNNASSSVVASVASSIASSAVAVVSSAPAEEVVSSHSSESSASSSLVSSQSSSSSLSSSSALSSSSISSRAVSSAVLVISSQASSMSSATPASSSEASSSVESSEASSELASSSSDASSEAASSSSAAGTANGWALVWSDEFDSADIDRSKWENEVNCWGGGNGEFQCYTDDPKNSFVDNGILNLVAHREHNCGPATNQEDPNYNPNDVSVCKPYSSARLRTRGMADWKYGRMEIRAKLPFGKGLWPAIWALPSQTVYGAWPHSGEIDILEIFAPGHSDFGPENEVHGTLHYGFSWPWNQYSGAGYTPPANVWEEFHTYSVEWEEGEIRWYLDDHHFATQTSAGWFTYYWGGQQRGYQVGSGAQPFDELFHIVLNVAVGASFLPEPEPSGVFPQAMEVDFVRVYQCANDPLTGKGCATIGDQATEVVGHAPPADVRAEMSLFRDGVETLQLEDKDGAPVTEILTPGFYPDAGTVVSNPAYADGDQTLWDIQFNGAGSAFLTSTNGLHFGDNLHSRVKNLGEMKFDLRVLSIDAGAGLRIKLDSGWPNLSFHEIDVPPTGEWSEVSVRFYTMEGNDGEAWRPTADYTHIVNPFLIEPIRGNAHIQLNNIRIVCLADVNGGCDINPIPEAVNLTETFDVFNDDVDALWDFGLGIWQTAGPHVVTAVVDADEPARGKVVDVQFTSAAQNGIVFFQSTTPYNATALQAGTLSFDINVLDYGSNTGGLVVKADCVNPCSSGDIPIGRVGENGWETITVPVADLVAGGLDLSKIDTPFVLLPLWGQQQGVHLQLDNIRWTLP; via the coding sequence ATGAAATCAGCATTTCCCCTTGCGGCAGGCGTCAGCCTGATGCTTGCGCTCACTGCCTGTGGCGGTAGCTCAAACAGCAATAATGCCAGCAGCAGTGTTGTTGCCAGTGTAGCCAGCAGCATTGCTTCTTCAGCGGTAGCGGTGGTGAGTAGTGCGCCTGCCGAAGAAGTGGTTTCCAGCCACAGCAGTGAGTCGTCCGCCAGTAGCAGCCTTGTCTCCAGCCAGAGTTCTTCCAGCAGCCTGTCTTCCAGTAGTGCGCTATCCAGCAGCAGTATTTCTTCGCGGGCGGTAAGTTCGGCGGTACTGGTTATTTCCAGCCAGGCATCAAGTATGTCTTCTGCGACACCGGCCAGCTCCAGTGAGGCAAGCAGCAGCGTCGAAAGCAGTGAAGCATCCAGTGAGCTGGCAAGTTCCAGCAGTGACGCATCCAGTGAAGCGGCCAGCTCCAGTTCGGCGGCAGGCACCGCCAATGGGTGGGCGTTGGTATGGAGCGATGAATTTGACAGCGCCGACATTGATCGCAGCAAATGGGAAAACGAAGTGAACTGCTGGGGCGGCGGCAATGGGGAATTCCAATGCTACACCGATGACCCGAAAAACAGTTTCGTGGATAACGGTATTTTGAACCTGGTTGCGCACCGCGAACATAACTGCGGCCCGGCCACTAACCAGGAAGACCCCAACTACAACCCCAACGATGTTTCCGTGTGTAAACCTTATTCATCGGCACGGTTGCGTACCCGTGGCATGGCCGACTGGAAATACGGCCGCATGGAAATACGCGCCAAACTTCCGTTCGGTAAAGGTTTATGGCCCGCCATTTGGGCGCTACCATCGCAAACCGTTTACGGTGCCTGGCCGCATTCCGGGGAGATAGATATTCTGGAAATTTTCGCGCCCGGGCACAGCGATTTCGGCCCGGAAAATGAAGTGCACGGCACACTGCATTACGGTTTTTCCTGGCCATGGAATCAATACAGCGGCGCGGGTTACACGCCACCGGCCAATGTGTGGGAAGAATTTCATACTTACAGCGTTGAATGGGAAGAAGGCGAAATTCGCTGGTACCTGGATGATCACCATTTCGCCACACAAACCTCCGCAGGCTGGTTCACCTATTACTGGGGCGGCCAGCAGCGTGGTTATCAAGTGGGCAGCGGTGCGCAGCCATTTGATGAGTTATTTCATATTGTGTTGAACGTGGCGGTAGGTGCCTCTTTCCTGCCGGAGCCGGAACCCTCGGGCGTTTTCCCGCAAGCCATGGAAGTGGATTTTGTACGCGTTTATCAGTGTGCCAATGACCCGCTAACCGGCAAAGGTTGCGCGACTATTGGCGACCAGGCAACAGAAGTGGTCGGTCATGCGCCACCGGCAGATGTGCGTGCCGAAATGTCTTTATTTCGCGATGGTGTTGAAACCTTGCAGCTTGAAGACAAAGACGGTGCGCCGGTTACTGAAATATTAACCCCGGGTTTTTACCCGGATGCTGGCACGGTGGTTTCCAACCCGGCCTATGCAGACGGTGATCAAACGCTGTGGGATATTCAATTCAATGGCGCCGGCAGTGCATTTTTGACGTCAACCAATGGCCTTCATTTTGGTGACAATTTACACAGCCGGGTAAAAAATCTCGGAGAGATGAAATTTGATTTGCGGGTGTTAAGCATTGATGCCGGTGCCGGTTTGCGTATTAAACTGGATAGCGGCTGGCCCAACCTGAGCTTTCACGAAATTGATGTACCGCCAACCGGTGAGTGGTCAGAAGTGTCAGTGCGTTTTTACACCATGGAAGGCAATGATGGTGAAGCCTGGCGGCCCACCGCTGATTACACGCACATTGTTAACCCGTTTTTAATTGAGCCGATTCGCGGTAACGCCCATATTCAATTGAATAATATTCGCATTGTTTGCCTTGCCGATGTCAATGGTGGTTGTGATATCAACCCCATTCCTGAAGCGGTAAATCTCACCGAAACCTTTGACGTATTTAATGACGACGTGGATGCCCTGTGGGATTTTGGCCTTGGCATTTGGCAAACTGCCGGGCCTCATGTAGTAACCGCTGTGGTAGATGCTGATGAGCCGGCGCGCGGCAAAGTAGTTGATGTGCAATTCACCAGTGCGGCGCAAAATGGCATTGTATTTTTTCAATCCACTACGCCTTACAACGCCACAGCCCTGCAAGCAGGCACACTGAGTTTTGATATCAACGTGCTGGATTACGGCAGCAATACCGGCGGGCTGGTAGTAAAAGCCGATTGTGTTAACCCCTGTTCGTCGGGTGATATTCCTATCGGCCGGGTAGGCGAAAATGGTTGGGAAACGATCACTGTGCCGGTTGCTGACCTGGTAGCGGGCGGATTGGATTTGAGCAAAATTGATACACCTTTTGTACTCTTGCCACTCTGGGGTCAGCAACAAGGTGTTCATTTGCAATTGGATAATATTCGCTGGACGCTTCCCTGA
- a CDS encoding MerR family transcriptional regulator produces the protein MSDLPDAVSVAFESSASDELLPIRDVVRLTGVNPVTLRAWERRYGLIQPLRTEGGHRLYSPQDVTTIRHIMTWIERGITVSKVGDLLARSKTLEAAARPVVAGQAASPAGELASAQVDDVLQACREWQHSIRLAVAAFDESRLEQLYDQIFSSWRLPLVFDEVLLPVWHELMHQTGFGQRSQWLFYDAFLRARVLQRLQLARPAGEPRILLAALPEQCRELELLVAGLLLGGDSGEVRVLAVGQPLEELPLLCQAIQPRALVFFAPAPPGANGLQQLRKLVLAIDCPVALAGLGADLAEDQLKGSPIASLGGQTQLMQQRLQQFIKGHLDT, from the coding sequence ATGTCCGACTTGCCAGACGCTGTATCTGTCGCCTTCGAATCTTCTGCCAGTGATGAATTGCTGCCGATTCGCGACGTAGTGCGTCTTACCGGCGTCAACCCGGTTACCTTGCGCGCCTGGGAACGACGCTACGGATTGATCCAGCCGCTGCGTACCGAGGGCGGCCATCGTCTTTATTCCCCGCAGGATGTGACAACCATCCGCCATATCATGACCTGGATCGAGCGCGGCATTACCGTCAGCAAGGTGGGCGACCTGCTGGCGCGCAGTAAAACCCTTGAGGCGGCAGCACGCCCCGTGGTTGCCGGGCAAGCGGCCAGCCCGGCTGGCGAGCTTGCGTCGGCGCAGGTTGATGATGTCTTGCAGGCTTGCCGGGAGTGGCAACACAGTATTCGCCTGGCGGTCGCTGCGTTTGATGAATCCCGGCTTGAGCAATTGTATGACCAGATTTTTTCTTCATGGCGGTTGCCACTGGTTTTTGACGAAGTGTTATTGCCGGTGTGGCATGAGTTGATGCACCAGACAGGTTTCGGCCAGCGTAGCCAATGGCTGTTTTATGATGCCTTTTTGCGAGCGCGGGTGCTGCAACGTTTGCAGTTGGCGCGCCCGGCTGGCGAGCCCCGAATATTATTGGCAGCCTTGCCAGAGCAATGTCGCGAGCTGGAACTGCTGGTCGCCGGGCTTTTGTTGGGAGGGGATAGTGGCGAGGTGCGGGTATTGGCGGTTGGTCAGCCATTGGAAGAATTACCTTTGCTCTGTCAGGCCATTCAGCCGCGTGCGCTGGTATTTTTCGCGCCGGCGCCGCCCGGTGCCAATGGCCTTCAACAATTGCGCAAACTGGTCCTGGCCATCGACTGTCCGGTGGCGCTGGCCGGGTTGGGCGCTGATCTGGCAGAAGATCAACTCAAAGGTTCGCCCATTGCCAGCCTTGGCGGCCAAACGCAATTGATGCAGCAGCGGTTGCAGCAGTTTATCAAAGGGCATCTGGATACCTGA
- a CDS encoding PAS domain-containing protein, producing the protein MINAKLLQLVIEASNDGIVVAEREGEDNILIYANPAFERLTGYTVDDILYQDCRFLQGDDRDQPGLTAIRRAIRSDLPSREIIRNYRKDGSAFWNELSITPAFNEADQLTYFIGIQKDVSVEVQATERVRELEAEVAALKSRLAELQDQR; encoded by the coding sequence ATGATCAACGCAAAATTACTGCAACTGGTAATTGAAGCCTCCAACGATGGCATTGTGGTAGCCGAGCGGGAAGGCGAAGACAATATTCTTATTTACGCCAACCCGGCTTTTGAACGTCTCACCGGCTATACCGTAGACGATATTCTGTATCAGGATTGCCGCTTCCTGCAGGGCGATGACCGCGACCAACCCGGCTTGACCGCCATTCGCCGGGCCATTCGCAGCGATCTCCCCAGCCGGGAGATCATCCGCAATTACCGCAAGGATGGCAGCGCCTTCTGGAATGAGCTTTCGATTACCCCCGCCTTTAACGAAGCTGACCAGCTCACCTACTTTATTGGCATTCAAAAAGATGTCAGCGTTGAAGTACAAGCCACCGAGCGGGTTCGCGAGCTGGAGGCAGAAGTCGCCGCGCTGAAAAGCCGCCTTGCCGAATTGCAAGATCAACGCTGA
- a CDS encoding YbgA family protein: MGTSDTIRIGISACLLGQPVRYNGGHKESRLCSEILARHFEFVPVCPEQAIGLGTPRPPIRLVGDPANPRAVGVSRSDIDVTDALTAFGEKTARQLHDISGYILMQKSPSCGMERVKVYQENGYPAPSGRGLFAAALMKEQADLPVEEDGRLNDPVLRENFITRVFAYAEWQKLLRDGLTRKALIVFHERYKYQLMATCNEQYRLLGRAIAQNAATPLADFAPRYFSQLMAALRKPASRGSHSNVLQHLSGYLKRALTPSDKQELQHLIHQYRLGIVPLVVPMTLIKHHFRRNPVAYIQRQAYLQPHPEDLSLRNGL; encoded by the coding sequence ATGGGCACCAGCGACACTATCAGGATCGGCATAAGTGCATGCTTGCTCGGTCAACCGGTTCGCTACAACGGCGGCCATAAGGAATCCCGGTTGTGCAGCGAGATATTGGCCCGGCATTTCGAGTTTGTGCCGGTATGCCCCGAACAAGCCATCGGTTTGGGCACCCCTCGCCCGCCGATTCGGCTGGTAGGCGACCCGGCCAATCCGCGTGCGGTGGGTGTCAGCCGTAGCGATATTGATGTTACGGATGCGCTGACCGCTTTCGGCGAAAAAACCGCCCGCCAACTGCACGATATTTCCGGCTATATCCTGATGCAAAAATCCCCCTCCTGCGGTATGGAGCGGGTCAAGGTGTATCAGGAAAACGGCTATCCGGCGCCCAGCGGTCGCGGCTTGTTTGCCGCTGCCTTAATGAAAGAGCAAGCGGATTTGCCGGTAGAAGAAGATGGCCGGCTTAATGACCCGGTGCTGCGGGAAAACTTTATCACCCGCGTATTCGCCTACGCCGAATGGCAAAAATTGCTGCGCGACGGGCTGACGCGCAAGGCGCTTATTGTGTTTCACGAGCGCTACAAATATCAGCTGATGGCTACCTGCAACGAGCAATACCGCTTGCTGGGTCGTGCCATCGCGCAAAACGCCGCTACCCCGCTGGCCGATTTTGCCCCCCGTTATTTCAGCCAGTTAATGGCTGCCCTTCGCAAGCCCGCCAGCCGGGGCAGCCACAGCAATGTGCTGCAACACCTATCCGGTTATCTGAAGCGTGCCTTAACCCCATCGGATAAACAGGAGCTGCAACATCTGATTCATCAATATCGCCTCGGCATCGTGCCGCTGGTGGTGCCGATGACGCTGATCAAGCATCACTTTCGCCGCAACCCGGTGGCCTACATCCAGCGCCAGGCGTACCTGCAGCCCCATCCCGAAGACCTCAGCCTGAGGAACGGCCTATGA